ACACGTTTTATCCCTCCTGGGCGGTTTCTCAAGTAAAAACTACAAGGTTCATATAtaacggtgtatatatatatatatatatatatacatatactcctcttccttaatgttatgtttgtctaaagcacttattcccatgatctgttatttatattatctgttatttattcgattaccacatgtattactactgtgaagcgctatgtacattaatggcgctatataaataaagacatactgtacaatacaatacaatatacatctGCTGTATGATGCAGACTCAAAATCCCTGACATCGATCTGAATGTAGAAGCATTGGCAGGGATCTCGCAGTGCGCGACGTCTAAGGGTCGCCGCCGAGCGTAAAATCACCATGAGGTGGGGCAGGTGTGCGACTCTAAACGTTCTGACAGTTTGGGTGTGACGTTTGTTGTGAGAGTCTGGGGTGGGACGGGCTTGCATTAGCCGTTTGGGGTGTCTGTGCATGCCGGCGTGCTCCTTATCTGCCATCAGGGCAGAAATTCTCCTTTGTTCAATAAACAAAATGATGACATATTAACAATCAAAatcaattgtatttatttattccttttgtGTGATAATCAAATCCTCTCTTCTCAACTGAAGCTTTAAACGAGCCGGAGACAGATGCAAGGTTCCTACACACATTTCCTCTCTTATTTCATGTTTTGTAACGCATTATTTTCACAGCCATGCAGCAGCCAGAGCCACAGTGAGGGGAAACCAAactgtggcagccattttgtgtggCCCACACAGAATACCCCATTGAGCTGCATTGGGAATAttcatgtattgtatgtctttatttatatagcgccattaatgtacatagcgcttcacagtagtaatacggaacaatcatataaataacatataaataacagatcatgggaatacgtgcttctgacataaaatatatatttatgtatatgacaccatcccctggcttcaaacacatttaacaccctaccttatctacagtaaatatctgggtttttttttcctctctacagttttagccattgaatcctttgtatatcagtattgcttgacctgaagaagagaggagaactctcgaaagcttgtcctatgacataaattgttaatagtccaataaaaaaggtatcgcctaatactgaagaactccttTATTctacactatcgcaactggactaacacggctattttgtggtgtgtgtatatttatattggagAAGAAGTGGTTGATGAGTATTTAGGGAGTATTTTAGGCATATGCGCCCCCCTAGTGAGTATCTCCAGGCACCAGTAGTGACTAGTCACATGTTAACCTGAAGCTGCTACCTGGCagcacctgcgcatgcgcgaattaAGGGGCGCGGCTGCTGTTGCCTCGGAGACAATGCCGGGAGGCGACCCAGCAGCGTGCGTTTCCAAGGAGACGGACGCCTGCCGCCGCGATGCATCATGGTCTGAAACAAAGTGCGAGGGGAAAAAGCCGAGAGAAGCCAAAGGCGtttgaccaatcagagagcgaGTGGGTGGACAGCCAGCCAATCGGGTGCAGCGTGGGCCCACCAGTGCTGGCTAATAGGAGGCGGCGCGCGCGCGGGGGCTGACAGTGTGAGGAAGAATATAGAGACAGCAAGAGCTGCACCGGGACACCGAGCACCGTGAGTGAGGGAGCTGCTGCTGCATgggggagaggggcgggggtgTTAGCGATATTAATGGTGGGTGACACGGCTCATGGTTTTGCGCCCCCCCTCCTATAACGCAGGTCACCATGTCAGAGAGAAAAGCGGTCATCAAAAATGCGGACATGTCCGAGGAGATGCAGCAGGACGCGGTGGAGTGTGCGACACAGGCCCTGGAGAAATTCAACATCGAGAAGGACATCGCGGCGTACATCAAAAAGGTGAGTGGGGCCGGTGTGTGTCTGGTgtttaaattgtgtgtgtgtgtgtctggtgtttaaattgtgtgtgtgtgtgtgtggcgtttTAAAGTGTGTGTGCACACCAGTGCTTCACCAAGGGAacaaccccctcctcccactgtgtccagcttttttctttttattgggaCTAGAACCCTGTTGTGCTGAGTGGTTTTATTGTGATATCGATATATACATCCAAAGTGATCTAGTATACCAGCACAGCACAACTGTTAAATGGGTAATTTATTGGTACAGAATGCatacaaaatgtgtgtgtatatgcgaaGGTGTGGCactggggtgtgtatgtatattttcaCCCCACTTAAAGAAATGGTGACGCCACTAAAATATTAGTAACTGCCTGGGTGCAAAACTGCACAAATCTTCTTTTTTTGATACAGGACCCGGTGTGCCTGTTatttagtatgtatgtatgtaattatTCACATGCTTCAAAAAGGTGactgggtgtatatacatacagaagGTGAGCAGGCCTGATCTCTGTATGGGTGAGACTTGTTACTCCCCGGGGAATGAGGATGCTCAGTATACTGTGGTAACCACTGCTTTCTGATGTTGCAGGAATTTGACAAGAAATACAATCCTACTTGGCATTGCATCGTGGGCAGAAATTTTGGCAGCTACGTAACGCACGAGACCAAGCACTTCATTTACTTCTACCTGGGCCAGGTGGCCATCCTTCTGTTCAAATCTGGCTAGAACATGTATTTGGATTCCTCACTGGACTGTACAAAATGACAAACACCAGAGATCGACACCTCTGCCTCACCAAGGGAACAATCCCCTCCTCTCACcatgtctttattttttattttttttgtgttcaTGGGACTGGAACCCTGTTGTGCTGACTTGTTTTCATAATGGTTATAAAGAGTTCTTGCAACAAAACTTAacaattgtatttattttctaaggttctttcactttttttctaaacattaaataaatgtttctttttaacaTCTGCATTCTCAC
The Ascaphus truei isolate aAscTru1 chromosome 13, aAscTru1.hap1, whole genome shotgun sequence DNA segment above includes these coding regions:
- the DYNLL1 gene encoding dynein light chain 1, cytoplasmic, whose amino-acid sequence is MSERKAVIKNADMSEEMQQDAVECATQALEKFNIEKDIAAYIKKEFDKKYNPTWHCIVGRNFGSYVTHETKHFIYFYLGQVAILLFKSG